One segment of Candidatus Blochmannia ocreatus DNA contains the following:
- the pdxA gene encoding 4-hydroxythreonine-4-phosphate dehydrogenase PdxA, producing MKNTKDIQKYKRIIITAGEPAGIGPDILIMSAQKKWPVELVICADPNLLLDRAKIINLPLKLRSYYPKKNPFPCKPGEISILPSLLSQNSIPGQLNIKNSRYVINTLTRATHGCITGEFAALVTGPVHKAIINKYNIFFQGHTEFLSKISNCSKTVMMLSNNKFRVALVTTHIPIASITKSINHKTLSETIHILSESLKKYFGILRPKIYVCGLNPHSGESGYLGREEIEIIIPTLNILRKNKNYQILGPIPADTIFQPKYLKHADVILAMYHDQGLPVLKYSGFNTSVNITLGLPFIRTSVAHGTALELSGSGKALPNSMITAINVAINMSNNCMYEKIIL from the coding sequence ATGAAAAATACTAAAGATATACAAAAATATAAACGTATTATTATTACTGCAGGAGAACCTGCAGGTATTGGGCCTGATATACTAATTATGAGCGCGCAAAAAAAATGGCCTGTAGAACTAGTTATATGCGCAGATCCTAATCTATTATTAGATAGAGCAAAAATAATTAATTTACCTTTAAAATTACGTTCATACTATCCCAAAAAAAATCCATTTCCCTGTAAACCCGGAGAAATATCTATTTTACCTTCACTCCTTTCACAAAATTCAATTCCTGGTCAATTAAATATAAAAAATAGTCGTTATGTAATTAATACTCTAACGCGCGCGACTCATGGATGTATAACTGGAGAATTTGCAGCATTAGTAACTGGTCCAGTGCACAAAGCTATTATTAATAAATATAATATCTTTTTTCAAGGACATACAGAATTTTTATCTAAAATTAGTAATTGTTCAAAAACTGTTATGATGCTAAGTAATAATAAGTTTCGTGTAGCATTAGTAACAACCCATATACCCATTGCATCTATTACAAAATCTATTAACCATAAAACTCTTAGTGAAACTATTCATATTCTTTCTGAAAGTTTAAAAAAATATTTTGGTATTTTACGCCCGAAAATTTATGTATGTGGGTTAAACCCACATTCTGGAGAATCAGGTTATCTAGGCAGAGAAGAAATTGAAATCATTATACCTACATTAAATATTTTGAGAAAAAATAAAAATTATCAAATATTAGGACCCATACCAGCTGATACTATATTTCAACCAAAATATTTAAAACATGCTGATGTAATATTAGCAATGTATCATGATCAAGGTTTACCTGTATTAAAATACTCTGGATTTAACACATCAGTGAATATTACACTTGGCTTACCATTTATTAGAACTTCAGTGGCACATGGTACTGCCTTAGAATTATCTGGATCTGGCAAAGCATTACCTAATAGTATGATCACAGCTATCAATGTAGCTATTAACATGAGTAATAATTGTATGTATGAAAAAATTATATTATAA
- the rsmA gene encoding 16S rRNA (adenine(1518)-N(6)/adenine(1519)-N(6))-dimethyltransferase RsmA, which produces MKKLYYKNHFIQKKWGQVFLKDQNIINDILTNFAPKKNQKIVEIGPGLGALTKKLLQITSDINSLIVIECDLNLVKQLNQIFNKKLNIYHQDVMNINFIDLSLRMGKKLRLIGNLPYNISTKLIIYLFQYIHVINDMYFTMQKEVADRILAAPNSKAYGRLSVLTQYYCVNTPIINIPKSSFFPIPQVRSTFIKLIPHHIIPYPKINIAHLSLITKLAFGQRRKILRNSLSEIFRSNEMLKQGINPKLRAENITINQYCTLTSMLNDKLKILKNSF; this is translated from the coding sequence ATGAAAAAATTATATTATAAAAATCATTTTATACAAAAAAAGTGGGGTCAGGTCTTTTTGAAAGATCAAAATATTATTAATGACATTCTTACCAATTTTGCTCCTAAAAAAAATCAAAAAATAGTAGAAATTGGACCTGGATTAGGAGCATTAACTAAAAAATTATTACAAATTACCTCTGATATTAATTCTTTAATTGTAATAGAATGTGATTTAAATTTAGTTAAACAGTTAAACCAAATATTTAATAAAAAACTTAATATTTATCATCAAGATGTAATGAATATAAATTTCATTGATTTATCATTAAGAATGGGAAAAAAACTTCGATTAATAGGAAATTTGCCATATAACATATCTACAAAATTAATTATATATTTGTTCCAATATATTCATGTAATTAATGATATGTACTTTACCATGCAAAAAGAAGTAGCTGATAGAATTTTAGCTGCTCCCAACTCAAAAGCATATGGACGCTTAAGTGTATTAACACAATATTATTGTGTTAATACACCTATAATAAACATACCAAAAAGTTCTTTTTTTCCCATTCCACAAGTGAGATCTACATTTATAAAATTAATACCACATCATATTATTCCATATCCAAAAATTAATATAGCACACTTATCACTGATTACAAAGTTAGCTTTTGGACAAAGACGTAAAATTTTGCGCAATAGTTTATCTGAAATTTTCAGAAGTAATGAAATGTTAAAACAAGGAATCAATCCGAAACTAAGAGCAGAAAATATCACTATTAATCAATATTGCACTTTAACATCTATGTTAAATGACAAGCTGAAAATCCTAAAAAATAGCTTTTAA
- a CDS encoding symmetrical bis(5'-nucleosyl)-tetraphosphatase, translated as MVNYFVGDIHGCYSSLMKILDLVNFDPNMDILHLTGDLISRGPNSLEVLRYVYSLRKSAYTVLGNHELHLLKTFFDMHNKKYVDYFHEILHASDSDELIYWLRHQSLLYINENEKILMTHAGIHPHWNLLNTQEYAREIESILTSDDLSILFTHQNISNIKYVHPEIIKRVQNNVNVFTRMRYIYPNGQLNLKYKGDPKSSPKELYPWFSFKRVIDPAYNIIFGHWASLKNAKIPPRIYGLDTGCCWGGSLTILQWEHKKIKKLSCAPEIPHIIIQNN; from the coding sequence ATGGTTAATTATTTTGTTGGAGATATTCATGGATGTTATTCAAGTTTAATGAAGATCTTAGATCTTGTTAATTTTGATCCAAATATGGATATATTGCATTTAACTGGAGATCTTATTTCTAGAGGACCAAATTCATTAGAAGTTCTACGTTACGTTTATTCTTTACGTAAAAGTGCTTATACCGTATTAGGTAATCATGAATTACATTTATTAAAAACTTTTTTTGATATGCATAATAAAAAATACGTCGATTATTTTCATGAAATATTACATGCATCAGATTCAGATGAATTAATATATTGGTTAAGACATCAATCTTTATTGTATATAAATGAAAACGAAAAGATATTAATGACGCATGCTGGTATTCATCCCCATTGGAATCTATTAAATACTCAAGAATATGCACGAGAAATAGAATCAATTTTAACTAGTGATGACCTTAGTATATTATTTACTCATCAGAATATATCTAATATTAAATATGTTCATCCAGAAATTATAAAGAGAGTACAAAATAATGTTAATGTATTTACACGTATGCGTTATATTTATCCGAATGGTCAATTAAACTTAAAATATAAAGGAGATCCTAAATCTTCCCCTAAAGAATTGTATCCATGGTTTTCTTTCAAAAGAGTTATTGATCCTGCATATAATATTATATTTGGTCATTGGGCATCATTAAAAAATGCTAAAATTCCTCCGAGGATTTATGGATTGGATACTGGTTGTTGTTGGGGTGGTTCGTTAACTATATTACAATGGGAACATAAAAAAATTAAAAAACTATCCTGTGCTCCAGAAATACCGCACATTATTATTCAAAATAATTAA
- the carB gene encoding carbamoyl-phosphate synthase large subunit has protein sequence MPKRTDINRILLLGSGPIVIGQACEFDYSGVQACKALREEGYYIILVNSNPATIMTDPDLADVTYIEAITWRIISKIIEKERPDALLCTMGGQTALNCALDLDRYGILKKFNVITIGATIDAIYKAEDRQKFRVSMENIGLEIARSDIADNMDKAMLILKNIGLPCIIRPSFTLGGTGGGIASTTEEFKMLCKNGFNLSPNHELLIDESLIGWKEYEMEVIRDIKDNCIIICSIENIDPMGIHTGDSITVAPAQTLTDKEYQIMRNAAIMVLREIGIATGGANVQFAVHPKNGKLIVVEMNPRVSRSSALASKATGFPIAKIAAKLAIGYTLDELSNDITNGRIPASFEPSIDYVVTKIPRFNFEKFPGSYNRLTTQMKSVGEVMAIGRSLQESLQKAIRGLEIGATGFNSKINLNHPKVFSKIAYELRNASNNRIWYIADAFRYGMSVTQVFHLTKIDRWFLSQIQELIQLENEIVSLGISYLNKDKLLMLKKKGFSDARLGQLTNVSEDSIRVLRYMYDIHPVYKHVDACAAEFSTDTSYMYSTYDGECEFQCDKKETIMILGGGPNRIGQGIEFDYCCVHAAMALRESGYHVIMVNCNPETVSTDYDISDVLYFEPITLEDILEIARVNKPIGVIVQYGGQTPLKLAKAIENAGISIIGTHPDAIDQAENRERFKRSIKYLGLKQPNNITVTSLNIALSKIKTIGYPVVIRPSYVLGGRAMKIVYNEEELLFYFRNAVRVSHNAPVLLEHFLDNAIEVDIDAICDGKRVLIGGIMEHIEHAGIHSGDSACSLPAHTLNKNIQDEIRNQVKKLAFEFRIKGLVNIQLAVQKNKIYIIEINPRASRTIPFVSKATGIALAKIGTRVMIGQSLLSQGIVQEVVPPFFSVKEVVLPFNKFINVHPILGPEMRSTGEVMGIGRSFEEAFAKATLSHRSIYIKKSGCILLLLSDKDMNKVVDLVTKFLHKGFMLDVTYETAKILKKSGIESNLIQPIHLNNGYVYKKIKNKEYIYVIDTNSVNVFDKSNNNSTLFCQIALKHNIHYGTTVNGSFATANSLLIDPTEYVISVQDMHLKIMKTLFNQ, from the coding sequence GCGAGTTTGATTATTCTGGAGTGCAAGCTTGTAAAGCATTACGTGAAGAAGGATATTACATTATTTTAGTTAATTCCAATCCTGCTACAATCATGACAGATCCAGATTTAGCTGATGTTACTTATATTGAAGCTATTACTTGGAGAATAATATCTAAAATAATAGAAAAAGAACGTCCCGATGCATTATTATGTACTATGGGTGGACAAACTGCTTTAAATTGCGCTTTAGATCTAGATCGTTATGGTATTTTAAAAAAATTTAATGTTATTACAATCGGTGCAACTATAGATGCTATTTATAAAGCAGAAGATCGTCAAAAATTTCGAGTATCTATGGAAAATATTGGATTAGAAATAGCGCGTTCTGATATTGCAGACAACATGGATAAGGCTATGTTAATATTAAAAAATATTGGTCTTCCTTGTATTATTCGTCCTTCTTTTACTTTAGGTGGAACCGGAGGAGGTATAGCTTCCACTACAGAAGAGTTCAAAATGTTATGTAAGAACGGATTTAATTTATCGCCAAACCATGAACTTTTAATTGATGAATCCTTAATTGGTTGGAAAGAATATGAAATGGAAGTAATACGTGATATTAAAGATAATTGTATCATTATATGTTCTATAGAAAATATAGATCCTATGGGTATTCATACCGGTGATTCCATTACTGTAGCGCCAGCTCAAACCTTAACTGATAAGGAATATCAAATTATGAGAAACGCTGCAATAATGGTTTTACGCGAAATTGGAATTGCAACTGGGGGAGCAAATGTACAATTCGCTGTACATCCAAAAAATGGAAAATTGATTGTTGTTGAAATGAATCCTAGAGTTTCAAGGTCATCGGCTTTAGCTTCAAAAGCTACCGGGTTTCCTATAGCAAAGATAGCAGCAAAGTTAGCTATAGGTTATACTTTGGATGAATTATCAAATGATATTACTAATGGACGCATTCCCGCTTCTTTTGAACCATCTATTGATTATGTAGTCACTAAAATTCCGAGATTTAATTTTGAAAAGTTTCCTGGTTCATATAATAGGTTAACAACTCAAATGAAATCTGTAGGTGAAGTTATGGCCATTGGTCGTAGTCTACAGGAATCTTTACAAAAAGCAATACGTGGATTAGAAATAGGGGCCACTGGTTTTAATTCTAAAATTAATTTAAATCATCCTAAAGTTTTTAGTAAAATTGCATATGAATTAAGAAATGCTAGTAATAATAGAATATGGTATATTGCTGATGCTTTTCGTTATGGTATGTCTGTAACACAAGTGTTTCATTTAACTAAAATTGATCGTTGGTTTTTGTCACAAATTCAAGAATTAATACAATTAGAAAATGAAATAGTATCTTTAGGTATATCGTATTTAAATAAAGATAAGTTATTAATGCTCAAAAAAAAAGGATTTTCTGACGCGAGACTAGGACAATTAACAAATGTTTCGGAAGATAGCATTCGAGTCTTAAGATATATGTATGATATACATCCTGTATACAAACATGTAGACGCTTGTGCTGCAGAATTTTCTACTGATACTTCTTATATGTATTCTACTTATGATGGTGAATGTGAATTCCAATGTGATAAAAAAGAAACTATTATGATATTAGGAGGTGGACCTAATCGTATTGGACAAGGCATAGAGTTCGATTATTGTTGTGTTCATGCAGCAATGGCATTGCGTGAGAGTGGATACCACGTGATTATGGTGAATTGTAATCCTGAAACTGTTTCTACTGATTATGACATTTCAGATGTTCTATATTTTGAACCAATAACGTTAGAAGATATTCTAGAGATTGCTCGTGTTAATAAACCAATAGGTGTAATCGTACAATATGGAGGCCAAACTCCATTAAAACTTGCTAAAGCAATAGAAAATGCTGGAATATCTATAATAGGTACACACCCTGATGCAATAGATCAAGCAGAAAATAGAGAACGATTTAAACGTTCTATCAAATATTTAGGATTAAAGCAACCAAATAATATTACTGTTACATCTTTAAATATAGCTCTTAGTAAAATTAAAACTATAGGATATCCAGTAGTAATAAGGCCTTCATATGTGTTAGGGGGAAGAGCTATGAAAATAGTATATAATGAAGAAGAATTACTATTCTATTTTAGAAATGCTGTGAGAGTTTCTCATAACGCTCCAGTATTATTAGAACATTTTTTAGATAATGCAATTGAAGTAGACATAGATGCTATTTGTGATGGAAAAAGAGTATTAATCGGCGGGATCATGGAACATATTGAACATGCAGGTATCCATTCTGGAGATTCAGCATGTTCTTTACCGGCCCATACATTGAATAAAAATATACAAGATGAAATACGTAATCAAGTAAAAAAATTAGCGTTTGAATTTAGAATAAAAGGTTTAGTAAATATCCAATTAGCAGTACAAAAAAATAAAATTTATATAATTGAAATTAATCCAAGAGCCTCAAGAACAATACCTTTTGTATCTAAAGCGACTGGTATTGCTTTAGCAAAAATCGGTACTCGTGTTATGATTGGACAATCTTTGTTGTCTCAAGGTATAGTACAAGAAGTGGTTCCTCCATTTTTTTCAGTAAAAGAAGTAGTTTTACCATTTAATAAATTTATTAACGTTCATCCAATATTAGGGCCAGAAATGAGATCTACTGGAGAGGTTATGGGAATTGGGCGTTCTTTTGAAGAAGCATTTGCTAAAGCGACATTGAGTCATCGATCTATTTATATAAAAAAAAGTGGTTGTATATTATTATTATTATCTGATAAGGATATGAATAAGGTAGTTGATTTGGTTACTAAATTTTTGCATAAAGGTTTTATGTTGGATGTTACATATGAAACTGCTAAAATATTAAAAAAATCTGGTATTGAATCTAATTTGATTCAACCAATCCATTTAAATAATGGATATGTTTATAAAAAAATAAAAAATAAAGAATATATATATGTTATTGATACTAATTCAGTTAACGTTTTTGACAAAAGTAATAACAATTCTACATTATTTTGTCAGATTGCTTTGAAACACAATATTCATTATGGTACCACAGTAAATGGAAGTTTTGCGACAGCAAATTCATTACTTATAGATCCTACCGAATATGTTATATCTGTACAAGATATGCATTTAAAAATAATGAAGACATTATTTAATCAATAA
- the leuD gene encoding 3-isopropylmalate dehydratase small subunit: MQHTGVVLPLNIANIDTDNIIPKQFLQEITRINFGRYLFFDWRFTDKIGKTLNSNFILNNPIYKNSSILLTQKNFGCGSSREHAVWALKDYGFKVIIAPSFSDIFYKNSLINNLFPIILSEIIVNNLFIDIFKKQKAQTFTINLSETTIVTEKTQYFFKINNFYKYYFNTLDSIDVTLQHDSEITKYENNQLSYLK, encoded by the coding sequence ATGCAACATACTGGAGTAGTTTTACCACTTAATATAGCTAATATTGATACCGATAATATCATTCCAAAACAATTTTTACAAGAAATTACTCGTATTAATTTTGGACGATATTTATTTTTTGATTGGAGGTTTACCGACAAAATCGGAAAAACACTAAATTCTAATTTTATACTTAATAATCCAATATATAAAAATTCCAGTATTTTATTGACTCAAAAAAACTTTGGATGTGGTTCATCACGAGAACATGCAGTATGGGCGCTTAAAGATTATGGATTTAAAGTAATAATAGCGCCAAGTTTTTCAGATATTTTTTATAAAAATAGTCTTATTAATAATTTATTTCCTATAATTTTATCTGAAATAATAGTAAACAATTTGTTTATAGATATATTTAAAAAACAAAAAGCACAAACTTTTACCATAAATTTATCTGAAACAACCATTGTCACGGAAAAAACACAATATTTCTTTAAAATTAATAATTTTTATAAGTATTATTTTAATACACTAGATAGTATTGATGTAACTTTGCAGCATGATTCCGAAATCACAAAATATGAAAATAACCAATTGTCATATTTAAAATAA
- the lptD gene encoding LPS assembly protein LptD has translation MLLNIYQNNLFDNTKYFYEKFIIKTIFFIFYITFNVVSYASSNYAQHQIFNNSFSINKSIYVYSDELDIHFYDKKIQLSGNVNIKQDHSTLLADKLIISYNENIKLLCDTIHAYGHVNYNSNYIAITSAQALINLNNKNIDFYQGTYHLLNSPVHGNANSIIQRKNNRYTILKQGKCTSCIINDDYWNITGSQMIYDRYKQKLDIWNACIRIKKIPIFYSPFFSISLKKDSKLKQYIPTIKYSSKNGLEFKIPYPIINNVSKYYSGIISPCYSAHSGITLETQLNYFLFPGKGSLILHLNNNKKLPKKNAHNKKEINKFWQLYWNHKGFMNKYWHFNADYLSSINSNNNIKNVCTPKYSSIHNNTINQKILCSYNKETWNANLAYLGFTGVKDAIKKQYPNYRAAPQLELNALCYSSNTQKQLFELKIFSQITQFIPTNYYFPKTIRIHLEPKLNFSIYNYWNNLNTEAKLKITHYQQNNINFYNLQHTASHLKHIINRIVPKFKINGQMVFESKKNLFNKYKHFLEPRIQYVYIPYSFQENIGIYDTSFIHRSYKNLFYGTTYSGLDRIAPMHQIIGDITFRYFNKIQQKELCYISIGQVFDIINYNYKSLKIIRCRDKEKSNNTFFLSTGYFNINKNWHMNSEIYYHIYNHIVPFGNIILEYVGNNNQVSQIQYKYLNKKYLKCILPHCDESIYHNTISQLGILNYFPIIDSWNISISHYYNLKNHKSIDQAIGIQYYTPCWSINMEFERNIIDWIKLSNRNIYDNKIKLNIRLYNSLEDCQSNPYKMLKTQMFPYQKIHFI, from the coding sequence ATGTTATTAAATATATATCAAAATAATTTATTTGATAATACCAAATATTTTTATGAAAAATTTATTATCAAAACAATTTTTTTTATATTTTATATCACTTTTAATGTTGTAAGTTATGCGTCTTCCAATTATGCACAGCATCAAATTTTCAATAATTCTTTCTCTATAAATAAATCAATTTATGTATACTCTGATGAGTTAGATATACATTTTTATGATAAAAAAATTCAATTATCCGGAAATGTTAATATCAAACAAGATCATAGTACTTTACTGGCAGATAAATTAATAATTTCTTATAATGAAAATATTAAATTATTGTGTGACACAATACATGCCTATGGGCATGTAAATTACAACAGTAATTATATTGCAATAACAAGTGCACAAGCATTAATCAATTTAAATAACAAAAATATAGATTTTTATCAAGGAACATATCATTTATTAAATTCTCCTGTTCATGGAAACGCAAATTCTATTATACAAAGAAAAAACAATCGTTACACTATTCTAAAACAAGGGAAATGCACATCTTGCATTATAAATGATGATTACTGGAATATCACAGGATCACAAATGATTTATGATCGTTATAAACAAAAACTAGATATTTGGAATGCTTGCATTAGAATTAAAAAAATACCTATATTTTATAGTCCTTTTTTTTCAATATCCTTAAAAAAAGATAGTAAATTAAAACAATATATACCTACTATTAAATATAGTAGTAAAAATGGATTAGAATTTAAAATCCCTTATCCTATTATTAATAATGTTTCAAAATATTACTCAGGAATTATTTCTCCATGTTACTCAGCTCATTCTGGAATAACGTTGGAAACACAATTAAACTATTTTCTTTTTCCAGGAAAAGGATCATTAATCCTACATTTAAATAACAACAAAAAATTACCAAAAAAAAATGCTCATAACAAAAAAGAAATAAATAAATTTTGGCAATTATATTGGAATCACAAGGGTTTTATGAACAAATATTGGCATTTTAATGCTGATTATCTTTCATCTATAAACTCAAATAACAATATTAAAAATGTTTGTACACCAAAATATAGCAGTATACATAATAATACTATTAATCAAAAAATTTTATGTAGTTATAATAAAGAAACTTGGAATGCTAATTTAGCTTATCTTGGTTTTACCGGTGTTAAAGACGCAATAAAAAAACAATATCCTAATTATAGAGCTGCGCCACAATTAGAGTTAAACGCATTATGTTATAGTAGTAACACACAAAAACAATTATTTGAACTAAAAATATTTAGTCAAATAACACAATTTATACCCACTAATTATTATTTTCCAAAAACAATTCGAATACATTTAGAACCCAAGTTAAATTTTTCAATATATAATTATTGGAACAACCTTAATACGGAAGCAAAATTAAAAATTACACATTATCAACAAAACAACATAAATTTTTATAATCTTCAACATACAGCATCTCACTTAAAGCATATAATTAATCGTATTGTTCCGAAATTTAAGATTAATGGTCAAATGGTTTTTGAAAGTAAAAAAAATTTATTTAATAAATATAAACATTTTTTAGAACCACGGATACAATATGTCTACATACCGTATTCTTTTCAAGAAAATATTGGTATATATGATACTAGTTTTATTCATAGGAGTTATAAAAATTTATTTTATGGAACCACATACAGTGGATTAGATCGTATTGCACCTATGCATCAAATTATAGGAGATATTACTTTCCGATATTTTAATAAAATACAGCAAAAAGAATTATGTTATATATCTATAGGGCAAGTTTTTGACATCATTAATTATAATTATAAATCTTTAAAAATCATTAGATGTAGGGACAAAGAAAAATCAAATAACACATTTTTTTTAAGCACCGGATATTTTAATATTAATAAAAATTGGCATATGAATTCTGAAATATATTATCATATATATAATCATATAGTACCGTTTGGAAATATAATATTAGAATATGTCGGAAATAATAATCAAGTCTCACAGATACAATATAAATATTTAAATAAAAAATATTTAAAATGTATATTACCACACTGTGATGAATCAATTTATCATAATACAATATCTCAATTGGGAATACTTAATTATTTTCCAATTATTGATAGCTGGAATATAAGTATTTCTCATTATTATAATTTAAAAAATCACAAAAGTATCGATCAAGCAATAGGAATACAGTATTATACTCCATGTTGGAGTATAAATATGGAATTTGAAAGAAATATTATTGATTGGATCAAGCTATCAAATCGTAATATTTACGATAATAAAATAAAATTAAATATTAGACTTTATAATTCTTTAGAAGATTGTCAATCTAACCCATATAAAATGTTAAAAACACAAATGTTTCCATATCAAAAAATACATTTTATATAA
- a CDS encoding molecular chaperone SurA, which yields MEFWKKLTLVFIFKTSVVLGEFKTIDKIVALVNNNAILDSDVKHQIYMTRNNIFDINLIDITPDILSYKRILEQLIIENIIFQITDHTNFTVEYNQIHWVIERIAMSYGMTIHQFQEYLNDINIDYQKYYFKQYQDILKRTIYSSVLHQYGSNNISINEINNIINKFNVINFNKQFKLNHIVFSLPINPTLNQINKTKYFAKLLIDQKKYKKFDKKDLINIYYYNDIIHTIRIIDSEWTNWQDIPVIFDEYLSKIEPGNIIGPIASHDGIHILEIKDIRYKKASFPITKVYAKIFGIKESYDHVNITKELTKIKELVENTNTPFSMIINEKLKNHSCFNFYIENITSKDLDMFDSEIQQMLLSLKKNEVSTPIYTNYGGFLIQLIDMSVINYSDIKYERAYLYLLDKKNNEIMNKWIQELHSSSYIKIIHQNEKY from the coding sequence ATGGAATTTTGGAAAAAATTAACTTTAGTTTTCATATTTAAAACTAGTGTAGTTCTTGGGGAATTTAAAACAATAGATAAAATTGTAGCATTAGTAAATAATAATGCTATATTAGATAGCGATGTTAAACATCAAATATATATGACTCGAAATAATATTTTCGATATTAATTTAATTGATATAACACCAGATATTCTCTCCTATAAAAGAATATTAGAACAACTAATCATAGAAAATATAATTTTTCAAATAACTGATCACACAAACTTTACTGTTGAATATAATCAAATTCATTGGGTAATTGAACGCATTGCAATGTCATACGGAATGACGATACATCAGTTTCAAGAATATTTGAATGATATAAATATAGATTACCAAAAATATTATTTTAAACAATATCAAGATATACTTAAAAGGACTATATACAGTTCTGTTCTACATCAATATGGCAGTAATAATATTTCAATAAATGAAATAAATAATATTATTAATAAATTTAATGTTATTAATTTTAACAAACAATTTAAATTAAATCATATTGTGTTTTCTTTGCCTATAAATCCAACGTTAAACCAAATAAACAAAACAAAATATTTTGCAAAATTATTGATTGATCAAAAAAAATATAAAAAATTTGACAAAAAAGATCTAATAAATATTTATTATTATAATGATATTATTCATACTATTAGAATAATAGATTCGGAATGGACCAATTGGCAAGATATACCTGTTATTTTTGATGAATATTTATCTAAAATAGAACCAGGTAATATAATTGGACCAATTGCATCGCATGATGGAATACATATCTTAGAAATAAAAGATATACGTTATAAAAAAGCTAGTTTTCCTATAACTAAAGTATATGCAAAAATATTTGGCATAAAAGAATCATACGATCATGTAAATATAACTAAAGAACTCACTAAAATTAAAGAACTTGTGGAAAATACAAACACGCCGTTTTCAATGATTATTAATGAAAAATTAAAGAATCATAGTTGTTTTAATTTCTATATAGAAAATATAACATCTAAAGATTTAGATATGTTTGATTCAGAAATACAACAAATGTTACTTTCTTTAAAAAAGAACGAAGTTAGTACGCCAATATACACTAATTATGGAGGATTTTTAATTCAGTTAATAGATATGTCTGTTATTAATTATTCTGATATTAAATATGAACGTGCTTATTTATATTTATTAGATAAAAAAAATAATGAAATTATGAATAAATGGATCCAAGAATTACATTCATCTTCATATATTAAGATTATTCATCAAAATGAAAAATACTAA
- a CDS encoding dihydrofolate reductase: protein MIISLIVALTSEHIIGNNNKIPWNFPEDIKWFKYHTIYKPIIMGRKTFESLGKKPLLNRYNIVLSNRLSRYNYHNVFIANNLYSALSVIKNKDEIMIIGGGAIYKIFFPYAQRLYLTYINSKISIEGDTWFPWYNRKEWVSILDYSYKTNKYNCFELNFQILKRR, encoded by the coding sequence ATGATTATTAGCTTAATTGTTGCATTAACTTCAGAACATATTATTGGGAATAATAATAAAATTCCTTGGAATTTTCCAGAAGATATTAAATGGTTTAAATATCATACTATATATAAACCTATAATTATGGGAAGAAAAACTTTTGAATCTTTGGGAAAAAAACCATTATTAAACAGATATAACATTGTTTTAAGTAACAGATTATCAAGATATAATTATCATAATGTTTTTATAGCAAATAATTTATATTCTGCTTTATCTGTTATAAAGAATAAAGATGAAATTATGATAATTGGAGGTGGTGCAATATATAAAATTTTTTTTCCGTATGCTCAGCGTTTATATTTAACATATATTAATAGTAAAATTTCTATTGAGGGAGACACATGGTTTCCATGGTATAATAGAAAAGAATGGGTGTCTATTTTAGATTATTCTTATAAAACTAATAAATATAATTGTTTTGAACTAAATTTTCAAATTTTAAAACGTCGTTGA